From Alloacidobacterium dinghuense:
ATTTCCAACTACAACTCGTTGCAGCTCTCTATCGAGAAGCGCTTCACTTCAGGACTAAGCTTCGAGTTCAACTACGTGTGGTCTCATTTCCTCGACGATCAGGACTCTTCGGGATATGGCGGTGCTGCGGGAACGCAGACTGTACAGCGATCCTACAATCCGTCGGCCAGCTACGGCTCTTCCAATTTCGATGCTCGCAATGCTTTCAAGGGAAGAATCGTGTATGAACTTCCCTTCGGCAGGGGAAAGATGTTCCTGAATAAGAGCCGCCTGCTTGATGCGGTGATCGGTGGCTGGCAGACTTCGGGCACAATGGTTTTTCAATCCGGCTTACCATTCACGCCGACAATAAGCGGCAGCAACAATTCGTTCTCCCAGGCGGGAGACTGGTATCCGAATCAAATTGGAAATCCCATTCCCCGTCATCAAACCATCGATCAGTGGTTCGATCCATCCGCATTCACTCTCCCGGCGCCTGGCACCTTCGGCAACATGAGAAGGAACAGCCTCTATGGTCCTGGAATCAATGTGGTCAATCTCTCAGCCGGCAAGAAGTTCATCCTTCACGAAGGAGTTGAGCTCTCAATCCGCGCCGATACCGTCAATGCCTTCAACCATCCGAGCTTTGGCCAACCGAATTTAGGCCTCGTTTCAGGAGGAGATGGTTCTACTAACGCGAACCCATTCTTTGGCTCGCCCACCAACATCACGTCGCTTACTGTGAACGGACGAACGATGCAACTCAATGCGCGCATATCTTTCTAATGCATGATCCGCAGCTGTCAATAAAGCCGAGCACTGCATCGTTGAGGAGATGGCGTGGACCATAGGACAAACTTTCACCTCACTGGAATGTATGCTGCGATGTTTGTCCTATGCGCCTCCGCTTGTATGGCGGAGGCGCAGGAAATCGTAGTTGACGCCTCGCCATCGCATGTCGCCAATTCATTCAGCCCTGTACGCGCACTGGGTGCGGGGGTGGACAGACTACGAGCAGGCGAAGGTGCTCCAGAGATGAATCGCCGCGACATCACGAAAGAAGAAGTGGAGAGAAACACCGACCAGTTACTGTCTGGCCCGGTGCTCGCTGCGATTCTCTCAGCAGGATGGCAACCCGTCACCTATCGGCAGAACACTGAACTGCAGATGGAAGCCTGGCACTGGAATCCTGATGGTGCCTGGAGTAACCCCTCTCAGCAAGATGGCTACTTCACCGGCAGTGCTGAGCCAACCGAAACGATTCATCATTCATGGTCTTATCCGCTTCCTCGTCGAGGTGACACAGTGGGCGATGGCGATGGATGGTCTCGGCTTACAGATGGCGATCCGAAAAGTTTCTGGAAAAGTAATCCATATCTGACGAGCTCTTTCACCGGGGAAGACGATGCACTGCACCCGCAATGGGTGCTGATCGATCTGGGCAAGAAGACAGACATCGACGCCATTCAGATTGCCTGGGCTGCCCCCTTTGCGCTGGATTACAAGGTCCAGTTCTGGACGGGGGAGCTGGAGCCGTTCTATCACGGAACCACCAAGGGCACATGGCAAACCTTTCCCAAGGGATCTGTTACCAACGCAACGGGCGGAACGACAACGTTGAAGCTTGTTGATTGGAAGATTCCTGTTCAATATCTCCGCATCTGGATGACCAGATCATCCAATACATGCAACGCGCATGATTCCAATGACAAGCGAAACTGCGTCGGGTACGCAATCAATGAGCTCTATGCCGGCACTCTCTCACCGGATGGAAAGTTTACCGATGCAATCAATCATCTACCCAGCCGGAAACAAACAATCACCTGGGTTTCCTCGGTTGATCCTTGGCATTCCACCTCCGATCTCGACGTGACGAAGGGTGATCAGGTCGGATTCGATTTCTTCTTCAAGAGTGGAATCACTCGTGGCCTGCCAACGATTGTTCCGATCGCAATGCTGTATGGAACTCCCGAGGATGCTGCGAATGAAATCGCCTATCTCGACAAACGGCACTATCCGATATCGCGAATCGAGATGGGAGAAGAGCCGGATGGACAGCGCATGCTCCCCGAAGATTACGGGGCGCTCTATATACAATTCGCGACTGCGATTCACCGCCTGGTCCCGACCGCTAAGCTGGGAGGACCATCATTCGAAGGAACACTTGGCGATGTAGAGGTATGGCCGGACGCGAATGGCAACGCTTCTTTTCTTGGCCGTTTCCTGGACTACCTGAAGGCTCACGACCGTTTGAGCGACTTCACATTCTTTTCCTTCGAGCACTATCCGCCAAACCATTCGTGGGACGACCTGTATCGAGAGCCGGGATTTGTGAGTCACATTGTTCAGGTCTGGAAAAACGATGGTTTGCCGCCTGACATCCCGTTCTTCATGACCGAAGGCAATATGGAGAACTACGAAAAAGGTGCGGACATCAAGCAGGCTCTCTGGCTTGCAGACTACGTCGGCTCAATGATGACGGCGGGAGCCAGCGGCACTTACTATTTTCACTACATCCCAACGCCCGGCCATCCCGGCCCTATTCTCACAGTGAACGATAGCTATCAAGTTGTGGGATATCCGGCGCAATATTTCGCGACACAAATGATTACGCAGGAGTGGGCACAACCCGTAGATACAGTGCACCAACTGTTCAAGGCATCGAGTGATATAACAGATGACTCCGGAAACACACTTGTCACTGCCTACCCAATCAAGCGACCGGATGGAAGCTGGTCCGTCATGCTTGTGAACAGAGATCGCGATCACGATCACGCCGTGAAGTTGAAATTTGCAAATGCAGAAGCCGGGCAAGATAGCTTCTTTTCTGGCGCAGTCAACCAGACCACTCTCGGAGAGTCCCAATATCAGTGGCGCCCAGGTGGCCCGATGGGGCATGAAGATCCTGATGGTCCTCCCCTGAAGTCTGCTTTGAATGGTGGCGCGGATACACTTTACCAGCTGCCTAAGTCCTCACTCACAATTCTCCGCGGCAACATCAGTGCCGGTGTGAAATAGATGCACGTTGCCCCAAAAACCTGCCTTTCAAAGAAATTATTGGCCAGGAAATATTCAACGATGTCGCAAAAGCTACTGATCACATCCTTTCTTATTTTGCTGTCTGCAATGTCAGGGGCTGGAGCCGAGGGACAAACTATCACCGTCGACGCTACTCCCAGTCACGTGGCAAACACATTCAGTCCGCTCCGCGCGCTGGGTACAACCGTAGATCGTATCCCCAGCAATACGACAGACATCTTTTTCCGGCCCGACCAGATAAAACAAATTCTTGAAGCGGGCTGGGGACCAGTCACCTATCGTCAGAACACCGAACTATTTGTTCAGGCTTGGCATTGGAATCCGAAAGGGACCTGGAGCGACTCGTCGGGTCAAGGTTATTTTGTTGGAGATGCGAAGCCGACAAATGAATCAATTCGTCACTCTTACGGTTACAATCTTCCGCATCGCGGGGTGACGCGCAACAACGGATCGGAGTTCGACGGCTATTCGCGGCTGGATGATGGCGATCTCAACACCTACTGGAAGAGCAATCCATATCTTACAAAGGCATTCACCGGAGAGGATGACAGCCTTCATCCGCAGTGGGTGGTCGTCCGGCTACAGGCGGAAGAGATCGTTACGAATATACGCATCGCCTGGGCAGAACCGTACGCACGCAACTATCGGGTGCAATACTGGCTCGGAAAAGGCGATGCTATGGACGATCCGGAAGACGGCGAGTGGAAAGACTTTCCGTCCGGAGTCGTCTCGGATGGAAAGGGTGGGACGGTTACACTTCAGGTTTCTCCAACTCCGTTAGCAACTAGATATGTGCGCGTGCTGATGACGGAATCTTCCAACACCTGTGATACTCACGGAAAGTCTGATCCACGAAACTGTGTTGGATACGCAATCAAAGAGATCTATCTCGGAACGCAGACGAACGGTGAATTTCACGACATCCTGCATCACACTCCGGGTCAGGACCAGACCTTTACCTTTAGTTCATCGATTGATCCCTGGCACCAGCCTTCTGACCTGTATGTAATTCCCGACCGCATGGAATCCGGCGATCAGGTGGGCTTCGATCTCTTCTTCACAAGCGGTATTACGCGCGGGCAGCCTGCGATGGTTCCGGTGGCCTTGCTCTATGGCACTCCCGAGGACGCTGCGGCACAAATTACTTACCTTGAGAAACGCGGCTATCCCATCTCATACATAGAAATGGGAGAAGAGCCGGACGGTCAGTATATGGCGCCTGAGGACTACGCAACCTTGTATCTGCAATGGGCCACGGCTTTGCACAAGATCGATCCGGATCTCAAGTTAGGAGGCCCGGTTTTTGAAGGCGTCAGCGAAGACATCAAATTCTGGCCTGATGCGCAAGGCAAAACCTCGTGGTTCACGCGTTTCCTCGATTATCTGAAGGCTCACAACCGCCTTTCTGATCTGTCGTTCATGTCGTATGAGCATTACCCTTACTACGATGGAACTTGCCAGGGTCCATGGAGCAATCTCTTTAAGGAGCCCGAAGTCCTCACACATATCGTTCAGGTCTGGCGGGATGACGGATTACCCGCAAACGTTCCCATGTTTAATACCGAGACAAATGCTCCAGGCGGCGATGCGGCAGTCGACGTGTTTGGAGCGCTGTGGCTTGGCGAAACCTTCCCTGCCTTTCTCACTGCAGGTGGAAAAGCATCGTACTACCATCACGCGCTGCCTTACTCTACGCCTCATCCGGCATGCTGGAATAGCTGGGGCACGTATCACATGTTTACAACCGACCATAACTACCTGATCAAGCAACGCACCTCGCAGTTTTTTGCGACGCAGATGCTGACACAGGAATGGGCTGAACCGGGAGATGGCGAGCATCGTCTCTTTCACGCCGCAAGCGATATCAAGGATTCCATGGGACGGACTCTGGTCACGGCGTATGCAGTGCAGCGTCCCGACGGGCAATGGTCGCTTATGGTAATCAACAAAGACTACGACAACCCCCACTCGGTAAAAATCGCCTTTCACGATGCAGACACCAGCACAGACAATTCCTATGTGGGACCAGTTACCAGAATCACATTTGGCAAGGAACAGTACCGCTGGCATTCAGCGATGAGAGATGGTTACGCAGATCCTGACGGACCGGCGGATAAGTCTACTCTGCCGGACGGCGCCCGTAGCTTTGTACTTCCGCCAGCATCCATGACCGTTCTACGCGGCCGGATAAGCAGTTCCGCAAAGTGAATCAACCAGGATCCTGAGCGTGTCGCATCAGTTTCTGCTGGAATCGCAAAGAATTGTCTGTTGCCAAAGCCGCTCTATAGGTTAATATTCCTGCGCCAGTCTCACATCCTCTACGTCCAGGTGATTCCTATGTCGACCCGTGTTTCTGTGTGTCTTCCGAACCGCGCCTTCACCTTCGTCCTCGCCAGTCTGCTTGTTCCCTTCTTTCTTGCGCGCCCCAGTCTCGCCAATGAGCCGCGCCACGATAATCAATCCAAAGTGGTCGGCGGCTACTTCGAAGAGTGGAGCATTTATTTCGCCGGTTACAACATTGCCAATTTACAGGCCAATGGC
This genomic window contains:
- a CDS encoding discoidin domain-containing protein, yielding MDHRTNFHLTGMYAAMFVLCASACMAEAQEIVVDASPSHVANSFSPVRALGAGVDRLRAGEGAPEMNRRDITKEEVERNTDQLLSGPVLAAILSAGWQPVTYRQNTELQMEAWHWNPDGAWSNPSQQDGYFTGSAEPTETIHHSWSYPLPRRGDTVGDGDGWSRLTDGDPKSFWKSNPYLTSSFTGEDDALHPQWVLIDLGKKTDIDAIQIAWAAPFALDYKVQFWTGELEPFYHGTTKGTWQTFPKGSVTNATGGTTTLKLVDWKIPVQYLRIWMTRSSNTCNAHDSNDKRNCVGYAINELYAGTLSPDGKFTDAINHLPSRKQTITWVSSVDPWHSTSDLDVTKGDQVGFDFFFKSGITRGLPTIVPIAMLYGTPEDAANEIAYLDKRHYPISRIEMGEEPDGQRMLPEDYGALYIQFATAIHRLVPTAKLGGPSFEGTLGDVEVWPDANGNASFLGRFLDYLKAHDRLSDFTFFSFEHYPPNHSWDDLYREPGFVSHIVQVWKNDGLPPDIPFFMTEGNMENYEKGADIKQALWLADYVGSMMTAGASGTYYFHYIPTPGHPGPILTVNDSYQVVGYPAQYFATQMITQEWAQPVDTVHQLFKASSDITDDSGNTLVTAYPIKRPDGSWSVMLVNRDRDHDHAVKLKFANAEAGQDSFFSGAVNQTTLGESQYQWRPGGPMGHEDPDGPPLKSALNGGADTLYQLPKSSLTILRGNISAGVK
- a CDS encoding discoidin domain-containing protein; its protein translation is MSQKLLITSFLILLSAMSGAGAEGQTITVDATPSHVANTFSPLRALGTTVDRIPSNTTDIFFRPDQIKQILEAGWGPVTYRQNTELFVQAWHWNPKGTWSDSSGQGYFVGDAKPTNESIRHSYGYNLPHRGVTRNNGSEFDGYSRLDDGDLNTYWKSNPYLTKAFTGEDDSLHPQWVVVRLQAEEIVTNIRIAWAEPYARNYRVQYWLGKGDAMDDPEDGEWKDFPSGVVSDGKGGTVTLQVSPTPLATRYVRVLMTESSNTCDTHGKSDPRNCVGYAIKEIYLGTQTNGEFHDILHHTPGQDQTFTFSSSIDPWHQPSDLYVIPDRMESGDQVGFDLFFTSGITRGQPAMVPVALLYGTPEDAAAQITYLEKRGYPISYIEMGEEPDGQYMAPEDYATLYLQWATALHKIDPDLKLGGPVFEGVSEDIKFWPDAQGKTSWFTRFLDYLKAHNRLSDLSFMSYEHYPYYDGTCQGPWSNLFKEPEVLTHIVQVWRDDGLPANVPMFNTETNAPGGDAAVDVFGALWLGETFPAFLTAGGKASYYHHALPYSTPHPACWNSWGTYHMFTTDHNYLIKQRTSQFFATQMLTQEWAEPGDGEHRLFHAASDIKDSMGRTLVTAYAVQRPDGQWSLMVINKDYDNPHSVKIAFHDADTSTDNSYVGPVTRITFGKEQYRWHSAMRDGYADPDGPADKSTLPDGARSFVLPPASMTVLRGRISSSAK